In Pristiophorus japonicus isolate sPriJap1 unplaced genomic scaffold, sPriJap1.hap1 HAP1_SCAFFOLD_834, whole genome shotgun sequence, a genomic segment contains:
- the LOC139257417 gene encoding zinc finger protein 239-like, translating into MGEASAHRPTMESHKDTRTMEKPWKCGDCGKVFRSPSELEIHRRSHTGERPFTCSECGKGFTGSSQLVAHRRVHTGERPFTCSQCGKGFTRSAHLLIHQQLHTGERPFTCSECGKGFTFSSNLLAHQRVHTGERPFTCSECGKRFTTSSNLLTHQRLHTGERPFACSECGKGFNQSHDLVNHQRVHTGERPFTCSECGKGFTRSSQLLTHQRVHTGERPFTCAECGKGFTTSSTLLTHQRVHTGEKPFTCAECGKRFTQSSHLLIHQRVHK; encoded by the coding sequence atGGGCGAGGCTTCAGcccatcgtccaaccatggagagtcacaaggacacccgcaccatggagaaaccgtggaaatgtggtgactgtgggaaggtattcagatcaccctctgagctggaaattcatcgacgcagtcacactggggagaggccgttcacctgctccgaatgtgggaagggattcactgggtcatcccaacttgtagctcaccggcgagttcacactggggagagaccgttcacctgctctcagtgtgggaagggatttactcggtcagcccacctgctgatacaccagcaactgcacactggggagaggccattcacctgctctgagtgtgggaagggattcactttttcatccaacctgctggcgcaccagcgagttcacactggggagaggccattcacctgctcagagtgtgggaagagattcactacaTCAAGCAACCTATtgacacaccagcgacttcacactggggagagaccgtttgcctgctctgagtgtgggaagggattcaatcagtcaCACGACCTTgtaaatcaccagcgagttcacactggggagaggccgttcacctgctctgagtgtgggaagggattcactcgatcatcccagctgctgacacaccagcgagttcacactggggagaggccattcacctgcgcagagtgtgggaagggattcactacgtcatccaccctgctgacacaccagcgagttcacactggggagaagcctttCACCTGcgcagagtgtgggaagcgattcactcagtcatcccacctgctgatacaccagcgagttcacaagtga